Proteins from a genomic interval of Terriglobales bacterium:
- a CDS encoding ABC transporter permease → MNLRLAVRSLWKSPVFPMISITVLALGIGANTAIFSVVNAVMLRPLPYQNPERIVSVGTLWPRTGRIGQVSLPDFLDWQAQSHSFETLSYYAPYPHSIFANNVAAQINGSIADTHFFSVFGVQPKLGRLYNDSDKKSGELVAVVSDSFYRRVFQGNPDIIGKTIKSGELELTIVGVMPPGFDFPERSEIWIPDYDSIVEPRMQERTAHNFRAVGLLKSGVSLEQAQAEMTTIGARLTKQYPKDDKLTSVAVTSLQDLLVAQVRLTLYLLLSAVGVVLLIACANVANLMLAKVTVRRQEIAIRTALGASHGAIVRQLLSEASVLAVVAGGLGLLLGYWAARALAHVTPAALIANTQIALDWRVALFTLAISLLCTFVFGLAPAFQASGGDLRSALYGGKTYSIAGSGAGKLRSGIMVAEIALSMALLVAAGILIRSLIALNAVDPGYSVNHLTMMHPMYPANNETDSQHAAAFYSTLLENAATMPGIKEIAAATALPSQPTDSNGGFYIAGHPDPPPGDYITQSALFMTVSPNYFHVVGIPIREGRDFNAHDIPGAPLTCIISEPLARKFFPGEDPIGQQIRFGYDLVTYKNYLTVVGVVEGVRQENLQDPPTAQIYVPYKQHPGRAADMYLIFADGGGGAAALRAEAHRLNPEVPLELKSMTDVAGEAFAPSRFRSGLLASFAGLALILALAGLYGVMSYTVEQRRSEIGVRMALGAKKANIMQLILGQGLWLVLPGIVLGALLAFAAGRLFASLVYGVSSGDPLTFFSVAALLAIIASLAMYIPARRAAGVEPMSALRSE, encoded by the coding sequence ATGAACCTCCGCCTCGCGGTTCGCTCGTTGTGGAAGAGCCCGGTATTTCCGATGATTTCGATTACCGTCCTCGCTTTGGGCATCGGCGCCAACACGGCGATCTTCAGCGTCGTCAATGCCGTGATGTTGCGTCCGCTCCCATATCAGAATCCGGAGCGCATCGTTTCTGTGGGAACGCTCTGGCCACGCACCGGCCGCATCGGACAGGTTTCGCTGCCCGACTTCCTCGACTGGCAAGCTCAGAGCCACAGCTTCGAGACGCTCTCCTACTACGCTCCGTACCCGCACAGCATTTTTGCGAACAATGTTGCTGCCCAAATTAATGGCTCGATCGCCGACACGCATTTCTTTAGCGTCTTCGGCGTGCAGCCTAAACTTGGCCGCCTGTACAACGACTCCGACAAGAAAAGCGGCGAGCTGGTGGCGGTGGTTAGTGATTCGTTTTATCGCCGCGTGTTCCAAGGCAATCCGGATATCATCGGCAAAACAATCAAGTCGGGTGAGCTTGAGCTAACGATCGTCGGCGTAATGCCTCCTGGCTTCGATTTTCCCGAGCGCAGCGAAATATGGATTCCGGACTACGACTCCATAGTTGAGCCACGAATGCAGGAACGCACTGCGCATAACTTTAGGGCTGTCGGTCTTCTCAAATCAGGCGTGAGTCTCGAGCAGGCGCAGGCGGAGATGACGACCATCGGTGCGCGGCTCACAAAGCAATATCCCAAGGACGACAAGCTGACCAGCGTCGCAGTCACTTCTCTGCAAGATCTACTGGTTGCGCAGGTTCGTCTGACCCTCTACCTTCTGCTGTCAGCCGTGGGAGTTGTACTGCTGATTGCCTGCGCCAATGTCGCGAACTTAATGTTGGCCAAAGTCACCGTGCGACGCCAGGAGATTGCCATTCGCACTGCTTTGGGAGCGAGCCATGGAGCCATCGTTCGCCAACTTCTTAGCGAAGCGTCGGTTCTGGCAGTGGTGGCCGGAGGTTTAGGGCTGTTGTTGGGATATTGGGCCGCAAGAGCTTTGGCACATGTGACTCCCGCTGCGCTAATTGCTAACACACAGATCGCGCTGGACTGGCGGGTTGCGTTGTTCACGCTGGCCATATCGCTGCTCTGCACCTTCGTATTTGGCCTCGCGCCCGCCTTTCAGGCTAGCGGCGGCGACCTGCGTAGCGCGCTGTATGGCGGCAAAACTTATTCGATTGCGGGCAGTGGCGCCGGAAAGCTACGTTCCGGAATCATGGTTGCAGAGATCGCCCTTTCGATGGCTCTGCTGGTTGCAGCGGGCATTCTCATCCGCAGCTTGATTGCGCTGAACGCCGTCGATCCTGGATACAGCGTGAACCACCTCACGATGATGCATCCCATGTATCCGGCCAACAATGAAACGGATTCCCAACACGCCGCCGCGTTTTACTCCACGCTGCTGGAGAACGCAGCCACAATGCCGGGAATCAAAGAGATTGCAGCAGCAACGGCATTGCCTTCTCAACCCACTGATAGTAACGGCGGCTTCTACATTGCGGGCCATCCCGATCCTCCGCCGGGGGACTACATCACGCAATCAGCTTTATTCATGACTGTCAGCCCCAATTACTTTCACGTTGTGGGGATCCCAATTCGGGAAGGACGCGACTTCAACGCGCACGACATCCCTGGCGCTCCGCTCACGTGTATCATCAGCGAACCGCTGGCGCGCAAGTTCTTTCCGGGGGAGGACCCAATCGGCCAGCAAATCCGTTTCGGCTATGACCTCGTCACATACAAGAACTATTTGACAGTCGTGGGCGTAGTCGAAGGCGTACGGCAGGAAAACTTGCAGGACCCGCCGACTGCGCAGATCTACGTTCCTTACAAGCAGCATCCCGGACGCGCCGCCGACATGTACCTCATCTTTGCGGACGGCGGGGGCGGGGCAGCAGCCCTGCGCGCCGAGGCGCACCGCTTGAACCCGGAAGTGCCGCTGGAACTCAAGTCGATGACAGACGTTGCCGGCGAGGCGTTTGCTCCGTCGCGCTTCCGCAGCGGGCTGCTGGCGTCATTTGCCGGATTGGCACTGATCCTCGCCTTAGCTGGGCTGTATGGCGTCATGTCGTATACAGTCGAGCAGCGACGCAGCGAAATCGGCGTGCGCATGGCTTTGGGCGCAAAAAAAGCCAACATCATGCAGCTCATCTTGGGACAGGGACTTTGGCTAGTGCTGCCAGGC